The Candidatus Hydrogenedentota bacterium nucleotide sequence GTCCCCTTCGTGTTTGACACGCTCGAAACCGTGCGGCGGGAAGACAAGCCCATGTTCGTCTTCGCCCACCTCATGGCGCCCCACCTGCCCCACGCCTACGATGTGGACGGCAATGTGCTGCTGGAGTTTCCGCCCTACAAGCCAGGCTGGCGGCAGATGACAGACTTCGTGAACCGGCGGCTCATTGCGGTGGTGGACGCTATTCAAAAGCACGAACCGAACTCCGTCATCATCATCGAGGGTGATCACGGTCCCCGGACCACCTGGCAGAGCACCTTTTCCAACGAACTGCTGCCCTGGGAAGGCCCCTGGGAAGAGTACGTCCGCGATCGCTGCGCCAACCTGAGCACCTTCTACTTTCCCGACCGGCAGTATGATGGCCTCCTCTACCCGGAGATCACGCCCGTGAATTCTTTCCGCGTCATCTTCAACAAGTTTTTCGGTACACAATTCGACCTCCTCGAAGATGTGACGTACCTGTCGCCACAACACAGCACCGAGATTGTGCGCGTGGAAGAAATGTATTGATGTCGCTAAAAATTGCGGGACTGAACTACGGCAATTAATCTCAGGCGCAGATAAGAAGAGTTCGTATGACAGGATGCGATAGGATTCGAGTTTATTCGGAGGCCGCGCGCTCAACGCTTTCACGCAACTTGGCGTAATTCGACTCTATCGGTCCGAGCTTTCGCAATGAGGAAAGCGCTATTCGCCTTTGAGCGAAAACCTGTTGATCGAGTACGCGCGCCGACAAGACAAAAAATGTCCATTGCTCCATCTGGGTCGGATCAATGGTGGTCTTGTCTTGATGATGCAAGAGGCAAAACACGTAAACGTCCGCCGCGCGCCGTGCACATTCAGACACTTCATTGGTGGCTATGTTGTCCGGCCATTTGGGAGCTATATCAAAACTTATCGGCGAAAGGCGGCGCTGTGCCCATGATTGGCAATAGGCGGCGGATTTCACTTCTACTCGGACACCGTACGGCGTAGCGAGATCGCATGCGTCCCATTCGACTCGCACACCGCCTTTCAGTTCCAAGGCCTGGCCCACAATGAACTCTGCCAGCAGACCGCGCATTGAATTGCACACTAGATCAGATCCCATCCATCGCCAGAAGTCTAGGATTTCAAATTGCAGGTCTCCTGCCCCATTTGTGAACCTTTCCTGACCGGTCAATGCGGACACCTGAATGGCTGGAATTTGAGCACCCTTCACAATAACGCTCCCTCTGATTTTCTACCGGATCACGACTCGATTTTCATACGCAGTGTAAGATATGGAACGGCCCGGCGGTTTGCACCACCGGGCCGCGATCATTCGCTCAATCTCGTTACCCTAGAACTGAATCTTCAACGATTTGATCTCGTAGGGCGTGAAGTACAGGGCGGCCGTGTGGCCCTTGAACTTCACGGGCTTGTCGTTCTCTTCCATCATGTCGCACACCGCAATGGATTTCGGCGGGCGGGCGAAGGACAGAAGCACATCGCCGCGCTGGCCATAAGCCTCGTAGACGCGCACGATGAGCGCGTCGGAATCTTCCGCCTTCTTTACGGCGTCGATGATCACGTTGTCCGCGTCCATACTCGCGAAGGAGGCCGCCGCTTCGGCCGCGGCGCCCGATACCGCGATCAGCGGCACGTTGAGTTCGTAGCCCTGCTGCACGGTGCCATTGCGCCAATCGCCGTTGTGGGGATAGAGGCTGTAAACCATCGTGTGCTCGCCCTGATCCGCCTGGGGATCGGGGTGCACCGGGGCGCGCAGCAGGGACAGGCGCATGACATTGCCCTTGATGTCATAGCTGTACTTGCAGTCGTTGAGCAGACTCACGCCGTAGTTGCCTTCGGACAGATCGGCCCAGTGGTGGCCGGTGACCTCGAAGCGCGCGCGCTCGTGCTCTCGGCTCCCGTGGGTCGCCCGCTCGATGGTGCCGTACTGGATGTCGTAGGTCGCTTTCGAACTCAGGATGTCCACCGGGAAAGCCACCTTCATCAGCACGCGCTTCTCATGCCAGTCCACGTGGGTCTGCACATCCACCCGCTGGAGCAGGGCGTACAACGTGATGTCCTGCGTGATGGTGCTGTTTTCGGTCTTGCGCACCACGCGCACCACGGCGCGTACCGGGCCTTCTTCGATCACCTTGACGGACTCCGCCTTTCCCGGGGCCCACTGCTGTTCCTCGTCGAAGTTGTGGTCCATTTCCCAGGCGTCGTGATCGAAGGGACGGTCATCGAACAACTGGATGACGTTGCCCTTCTGGCCCTTGGCGAGTACTTCGCGGCCTTCGAGCTTGTCGTAGATACTGGTAAACTCGCCGTTGCCGTCGAGCTTGATAAGCAGGGTGTCGTTTTCCAGGGCCTTCGTGTTCACGTTCAACTCGGAAGGCTCGGCGGTCGACCCCTTTCCGCTTACAACATGAAACACGGCGTGGCCCAGGGGCGGCACATTGGCCGCCTCGAAGAGAATCCGGTCCTTGCCGATCTTCTGGCTGGGCGCCACCACGCCGTCGGGTCCGACCACATGGAAAGCGCCCTTGGGCAGGGCCACTTCGGCCTCCACCACATCGGTGCGAACCCAGGAGAGGGTGTTAAAGATGACCAGCGGGGTGCCGGGGCTTGCTTCGTTGCTCTTGCCCAGCACTTTGGGCAGCGCGGTCGCGCGCACGTCCAGCACGGTCTGAAGGGCCTTCGCATAGTCCTTCTCGGCGGTTGTGTACACTTCGGTGATCGACGAGCCGGGGAGGATATCGTGGAACTGATTGGTCAATAGCGTGCGCCAGGCCGTCCAGAGGGTGTCGTTGTCGTACTTGCCGCCGTTGAGGTGGGCGAGGGACGCGAGGAACTCCGTGTCGTGAAGCGCGATCTCGATCTTCCGGTTGAAGCGCTTCGTGCGGGCCTGGGTCACCTGGCAGGCGCGATGAAGTTCCAGATACAGCTCGTCGTTATATACGGGCAGGGCCTCGTCCGGGCACTGCTGCGCCATGCGGTCCAAGCTGTCCTGTGTGCGGCCGAATTCGCACTTGGGCACGCCAATGATGTTCTTCAGGCGTCGCCCGTGCTCGATCATCTCCGGCGTCGCGCCGCCGCCGCCATCGCCCCAGCCGAAGGGGAAGGGCAGCTCTTCGATCCTGTCGCGCTGCTTGAAAAGCTGCCATTGCTGGATGCAATCGGCGGGCACGGGATTGCCGTTGTAGTTGAGCGGCGGCATGCACGCGCGGATGCGGGTGCCGTCGATACCCTGCCACTGGAAGAGGCTGTAGGGGAATTTGGTGAACATGCTCCAGTCGATCTTCGTGGTGACAAAAGTGTCGATCTGGCACTGGCGCAGAATCTGGGGCAGGGACCACGGGTAACCGAAGGCGTCGGGCAGCCACGCGGTGCGCGAACGCATGCCAAATTCCTTCTGGAAGAAGCGGTTGCCGTAGAGAAACTGGCGGACCAGCGACTCGCCGTTGGGCATGTTGCTGTCCTGTTCGATCCAGGGCGCGCCGCAGGGCTCCCAGCGGCCTTCCTTCACGCGCTGCTTGATGCCCTTCCACACTTCGGGAAAGTGCTCCTTCACGTACA carries:
- a CDS encoding alpha-mannosidase, with translation MPNFDAERNIETQQIDARLKEIQATIYSHRRPIGPVEASVTGRGLGPERMPKSGWKPFKVMDRWGGFDQTTWFRMTAVIPKEFAGQQVVALIRHSGGHFEWGVPMLSAAGEALAYINGQPYQGLDKFHEEIVLSKKAKAGEKFEIALEGVPSTKMDIEHHFEYADMAVLHQEAWDVYWDLLVPFKAYKALDPGYAPVRQLFDVIAKAVRMVDLQHVGTPAYYASCAKTSAWLKKELKRFENSHGMGKLILVGHSHIDTAWLWPLRETRRKVGRTFSTVLRLMERYPEYHFSCSQPELYMYVKEHFPEVWKGIKQRVKEGRWEPCGAPWIEQDSNMPNGESLVRQFLYGNRFFQKEFGMRSRTAWLPDAFGYPWSLPQILRQCQIDTFVTTKIDWSMFTKFPYSLFQWQGIDGTRIRACMPPLNYNGNPVPADCIQQWQLFKQRDRIEELPFPFGWGDGGGGATPEMIEHGRRLKNIIGVPKCEFGRTQDSLDRMAQQCPDEALPVYNDELYLELHRACQVTQARTKRFNRKIEIALHDTEFLASLAHLNGGKYDNDTLWTAWRTLLTNQFHDILPGSSITEVYTTAEKDYAKALQTVLDVRATALPKVLGKSNEASPGTPLVIFNTLSWVRTDVVEAEVALPKGAFHVVGPDGVVAPSQKIGKDRILFEAANVPPLGHAVFHVVSGKGSTAEPSELNVNTKALENDTLLIKLDGNGEFTSIYDKLEGREVLAKGQKGNVIQLFDDRPFDHDAWEMDHNFDEEQQWAPGKAESVKVIEEGPVRAVVRVVRKTENSTITQDITLYALLQRVDVQTHVDWHEKRVLMKVAFPVDILSSKATYDIQYGTIERATHGSREHERARFEVTGHHWADLSEGNYGVSLLNDCKYSYDIKGNVMRLSLLRAPVHPDPQADQGEHTMVYSLYPHNGDWRNGTVQQGYELNVPLIAVSGAAAEAAASFASMDADNVIIDAVKKAEDSDALIVRVYEAYGQRGDVLLSFARPPKSIAVCDMMEENDKPVKFKGHTAALYFTPYEIKSLKIQF